GATATAGGATACAAATTTGGCAGATATATCAATGTACATATTATGCAACTCCAACTCCAGCTCGGGGACAGTTAACAATAAATCGCTAAATTGGCGATACCTAAGGTTTTTGTTAACCGTCCCCGCTAATTTGCTTGGATTTTAAGAGAACTGTTTTATTTCGTTAATTTAGACATATTTGAAGTTAATTCCAGTGCAGTCTTAAAGCTCTCCGTAATGTTTTTAATCTTTTCATCCTGTGATTCAACACTTGCAAGTACCTCTTCGAATGATGCGCTGCTCTCCTCTGTAAAACCTGCAATATCGTGGAGGCTGTCTGTTATATTCTTTGATAATTCCTTTAGATTTTTTACCATATTCTCAATCTCATCCGCTTTGACATTAACTTTTTGCGAGTTTTTCGTGACATTCTGGATTACTTCGGATACTTTAGTTTTAGATTCCTGACTTGTTTTTATGGCTGAATAACCCATATTTACTTTATCGGTAACCTCTTTTGTCTTTGAGCTTATGCTTTTTATTATATTATCGATTTCTTTTGCCGCATTCCCTGAGCTCTCGGCAAGTTTTAATACTTCGCTTGCCACAACCGCAAATCCTTTTCCGTTTTCTCCTGCTCTTGCAGCTTCAATCGATGCGTTAAGTGCCAAAAGGTTGGTTTGAGATGAAATATTGCTTATGACATCAAGCATCTCCCCGATTTTGCCCATTTCATTATTTAGTTCGTTTATATGAGAGACCGTATCGTTTATTATATTGCTTAAACTATCTATCTGGTTTGACAATGAAAAAAGTTCTTTTTCGCCTCTTCCTGAATCGCTGTAAGATAAGGCTGCTGATTGTTTCATATCGCCGGATACTTTTGAAAGAGTGTCCACGCTTTCTTCAACATTTCCCATGTCCACGCTTATATCGTTTACACTTTTGGCCTCCGATTCAACTCCCGTTGCAAGCTGTGAGAAAGATGTGGATATTTCCTTTGATATATTCTCCGCGGCATTTATATTGTCATTAAAAGTTTTATTGAAATCATTGAGAGATTTCACCGCTATTTTTATATCGTCCAGGATACCTTGGAGCCTGCTTTGAGAATTCTCAGATTCTTTCCTTTTCTTTTCCAAATCTTCGTTGAGCTTCTGACCTATTATACTATGGGCGATAATAATCCCGCCGATGAGTATGAAGTAAAGGTTTAGAGAAATCAATGTTTTAGTAGTTATGCCGTTATACATCACATTTCTAAACTGAAAAAAAGAGAAATTTATCATACAAATACCCATGATGAAAGATAAAATAAGCGGTTTATAGTAATTGTAGAGAGATGTAAGGGCAAGGCTGTAATACACAATCAGGACATTTACAAAAGATGTTTTCCCGGTAGACGCACTGATAATGATATAAGAGAAAAATCCTGTAGCCAACGTTATAATATACATTGTAGCAAGTATAAGTTTTTTTGTTGCCGTTAGATATGTAGAAAGGAGACATATGCCGGTACCGGTAACAATCAGGGCGATGATTGTGGATTTTGGTATTTTATTTGCTATATCCACAGCAATGCCTAAGGCCAGTGAACACCACAAAAGTTTTACGATCAGACAATTTCTTTTATGTATTAAGTTTATATTATTCATTTTATTGCCTCCTATGTATTTTATATATATTTATTCGGCTTAAATTCGCAAATATTAATACCATCAGAGTCATATTACAAATGAAGACTGATATTATGAAATATTTGTATTTGTCAGTATTTAACGATATAATGAAAAAGTACAGAAAAATTAAGGCGGGATTTAAATGCATATAAGGGAAGATGTACTTAAACTTACGGCGCCGATTGTGGTGGAGCAGGTACTCACAATATCGCTTGGCGTTGTAAACACCATATTGGCAAGTAACATAGGCAAAGAGGCCGTATCTGCAATAGGGATGGTTGATGCTATCAATAACGTTTTTATAGCATTTTTTTCATCTCTTGCTGTAGGAGGGACTGTAGTCGTAGCGCAGTATACGGGGCATAATGACATAAAAGACGCAAATAAAGCGTCAGGACAAGCCATGTCATCTTCCATAATAATATCTCTCGCTGTAACGTTATTGATGTGGGTATTTCGCTATCCTATAATAAATGGATTATATAGTTCGGCTGAACAGTCTGTCCTAAGCCAGTCTTATATATATTTTGAAATTACGCTTTTAACATATCCGCTTATATGTATAACACTTACTGCATGTGGATTGCTTCGGGGTGCCGGCGATACAAAGACTCCTATGAAAGTAAATATAATAATGAATATAATAAATATATTCCTGAGCTATATACTCATATACGGAATAAATATACGATTTTTGAATTTCCGTATTCCCGGACTTAATGTGGAAGGTGCGGCGCTTGGTATCGCATTTACAAGAATTGTAGGTAGCATAATGATAATGCTTGTGCTTTTAAAGGGCTCAAAAATAATAAAACTTAAAGGGCCGCACATGTTAAAAGTAGATTTGAATATGCAGAAGATGATATTTAATGTAGGAATACCTTCAGGACTTGAGTCCCTTGTATTCAACGGAGGAAAGCTCATAACGCAGATTTTTATAGTTTATATGGGTACAGCGGCCATAGCAGCAAACTATATCGCAAACTCCATAACAACGCTTATTAATATTCCCGGCGCTGCACTAAGCATCGCCGCGACTACCCTGGTCGGACAGAATATGGGAAGGGGAGACCCCAAGAATGCTGAGGATCTTATGGTATATCTGACGAAGCTCTCATCGGCATGCCTTCTTGTGGTGTGCTTTTTGTCAATACCTCTTACAAGGGCCTTTTGCCTTCTGTATACAAGAAGCGAGGATGTTTTGAAAATGGCTGTAAATATTACAAGGCAATGGGATATAGTTACTCCCGCTTTGTGGTCCATAGCATTCGTGCTGCCGGCAGGGTTAAAGGGTGCCGGTGATGCCACATATACCCTGGTTACATCGTTTATAGGCATGTGGATTTTCAGGATAACATTGGGATACATACTGGGAATTCCTTTTAAACTTGGAGTTGCAGGAATATGGATAGGCATGTACGTCGATTGGGCGGTACGGGGTATACTTTACTGGGCAAGGCTGAAGAAAGGGAAATGGAAAAACAATGTTGTTATTGATATTCACGCTTAAGATGTATATAAAAG
The genomic region above belongs to Clostridiales bacterium and contains:
- a CDS encoding methyl-accepting chemotaxis protein codes for the protein MNNINLIHKRNCLIVKLLWCSLALGIAVDIANKIPKSTIIALIVTGTGICLLSTYLTATKKLILATMYIITLATGFFSYIIISASTGKTSFVNVLIVYYSLALTSLYNYYKPLILSFIMGICMINFSFFQFRNVMYNGITTKTLISLNLYFILIGGIIIAHSIIGQKLNEDLEKKRKESENSQSRLQGILDDIKIAVKSLNDFNKTFNDNINAAENISKEISTSFSQLATGVESEAKSVNDISVDMGNVEESVDTLSKVSGDMKQSAALSYSDSGRGEKELFSLSNQIDSLSNIINDTVSHINELNNEMGKIGEMLDVISNISSQTNLLALNASIEAARAGENGKGFAVVASEVLKLAESSGNAAKEIDNIIKSISSKTKEVTDKVNMGYSAIKTSQESKTKVSEVIQNVTKNSQKVNVKADEIENMVKNLKELSKNITDSLHDIAGFTEESSASFEEVLASVESQDEKIKNITESFKTALELTSNMSKLTK
- a CDS encoding MATE family efflux transporter gives rise to the protein MHIREDVLKLTAPIVVEQVLTISLGVVNTILASNIGKEAVSAIGMVDAINNVFIAFFSSLAVGGTVVVAQYTGHNDIKDANKASGQAMSSSIIISLAVTLLMWVFRYPIINGLYSSAEQSVLSQSYIYFEITLLTYPLICITLTACGLLRGAGDTKTPMKVNIIMNIINIFLSYILIYGINIRFLNFRIPGLNVEGAALGIAFTRIVGSIMIMLVLLKGSKIIKLKGPHMLKVDLNMQKMIFNVGIPSGLESLVFNGGKLITQIFIVYMGTAAIAANYIANSITTLINIPGAALSIAATTLVGQNMGRGDPKNAEDLMVYLTKLSSACLLVVCFLSIPLTRAFCLLYTRSEDVLKMAVNITRQWDIVTPALWSIAFVLPAGLKGAGDATYTLVTSFIGMWIFRITLGYILGIPFKLGVAGIWIGMYVDWAVRGILYWARLKKGKWKNNVVIDIHA